A genomic stretch from Sulfurihydrogenibium azorense Az-Fu1 includes:
- the gltX gene encoding glutamate--tRNA ligase codes for MKRVRFAPSPTGYLHLGNARTALFNYLFAKHENGSLILRIEDTDLERSKKEYEEMLIEDLKWLGIQWDEGPDVGGNYGPYRQSERLEIYYKYVDKLLKSGDAYYCYCSEEELEKEREKAIAEGRPYRYSGKCRNLTPEERADYEAQGIKPVVRFKVPDKTVIFEDIIRGHVEIDTKEFGDFVIVRQDGMPVYNFVVVIDDALMGITHVIRGEDHLSNTPKQIVIYEALGFNIPQFAHLPIILGEDRTKLSKRHGAVSVRALKDDGFLSEAVFNYLSLLGWHPKDEREILPKEEIIKQFRIEDVNKSPAIFDRTKLRWMNGVYIREILDLEELTKRSVEFFEGFGYKADFEFYKKVMEAIRDSIETLMDIKERAKVFFVDEFPFTDEIVAEVKSDPNFYKVVEIFYEKVKGLDKLTKEDFKTITKEIQKEYGFKGKALFHPIRIALTGESSGVSLDLLVEVIGIERVKFRLKRFLEYFG; via the coding sequence ATGAAAAGAGTTAGATTTGCTCCAAGCCCTACTGGATACTTACACTTGGGAAATGCAAGAACTGCTTTGTTTAACTATCTATTTGCAAAACATGAAAACGGCAGCCTTATTCTAAGAATAGAGGACACAGACTTAGAAAGATCTAAAAAAGAGTATGAAGAAATGCTTATAGAAGATTTAAAATGGCTAGGTATCCAGTGGGATGAAGGTCCAGATGTAGGCGGAAATTACGGACCTTACAGACAGTCTGAGAGGTTAGAAATATACTATAAATATGTAGATAAACTTTTAAAATCAGGAGATGCTTACTACTGCTACTGCAGTGAGGAAGAGTTAGAAAAGGAAAGAGAAAAGGCGATAGCAGAAGGAAGACCTTACCGCTACAGCGGAAAATGTAGAAATTTAACACCAGAAGAAAGAGCAGATTACGAAGCACAAGGAATAAAACCAGTTGTAAGATTTAAAGTTCCAGACAAAACTGTTATTTTTGAAGATATTATAAGAGGACACGTAGAGATAGATACAAAGGAGTTTGGGGACTTTGTTATAGTAAGACAGGACGGAATGCCTGTCTATAACTTCGTTGTAGTTATAGACGATGCACTTATGGGTATAACTCATGTAATAAGAGGAGAAGACCACCTTTCAAACACACCAAAACAGATAGTAATATACGAAGCACTTGGCTTTAATATCCCACAGTTTGCCCACCTTCCTATAATTTTGGGAGAAGACAGAACAAAACTATCAAAAAGACACGGAGCTGTATCAGTAAGAGCTTTAAAAGACGATGGGTTTTTATCAGAGGCTGTGTTTAACTATCTATCTTTACTTGGATGGCATCCAAAAGACGAAAGAGAGATTTTACCAAAAGAAGAAATAATAAAACAGTTTAGAATAGAAGACGTAAACAAATCTCCAGCTATATTTGATAGAACAAAATTAAGATGGATGAACGGAGTTTACATAAGAGAAATATTAGATTTAGAAGAACTTACAAAAAGGTCGGTGGAATTTTTTGAAGGTTTTGGCTACAAAGCAGACTTTGAATTCTACAAAAAAGTAATGGAAGCTATAAGAGACAGTATAGAGACATTAATGGATATAAAAGAAAGAGCTAAAGTATTTTTTGTAGATGAGTTTCCCTTTACAGATGAAATAGTAGCAGAAGTAAAGTCTGACCCTAACTTTTATAAAGTGGTAGAGATTTTCTATGAAAAAGTAAAAGGATTAGATAAACTCACAAAAGAAGATTTTAAAACCATAACAAAAGAGATTCAGAAAGAGTATGGATTTAAAGGAAAAGCCCTTTTCCATCCAATAAGGATAGCTTTAACAGGAG
- the polX gene encoding DNA polymerase/3'-5' exonuclease PolX, translated as MYLNINKEIAKIFRDMAHIYEFLDDKFRALAYQKAAQVLEDLPDDVRNYIALGKLSEIRGIGTHTQEKIIEYIKTGKIQKYEELKKLVPPDFLELMDVPGFGPKTLKRIYQELGISTKEELIKALKDGRVAKLKGFGPKKVENMLKGLELYEKSKERLLLWEALNIANTIVEKLKTLKEIKNIELAGSLRRKKETIGDIDILISCDDKDREKVIDFFINLEDVKEVLAKGDTKASVIIKEKDRQVDLRVLKPDEWGSGLQYFTGSKEHNVHLRDYAKSIGLKISEYGVFDAKTGEKIAGDTEESVYKAVGMQWIPPELREDRGEIEAALKNSLPKLVELSDIKGDFHCHSTWTDGFNTILEIGQYIKENFKYEYLVITDHSKAVRVAHGLTEDDVLKQIEEIDKVNKIIGYPLLKKGIEVDILLDGSLDLSDEILSKLDWVVASIHTNFNRDNTDRIIKAMENPYVNVIGHPTGRIFGTREGYQLSDEVFKVAKETGTALEINSQPLRMDLPDIMVKKAVDMGVKLVISSDSHSLSNFHYIQLGVYIARRGWAKKEDVINTLSWKEVEKFVKDKRKRFGVKT; from the coding sequence ATGTATCTAAACATAAATAAAGAAATAGCTAAAATCTTTAGAGATATGGCTCATATATACGAGTTTTTAGATGATAAGTTTAGAGCTTTAGCTTATCAAAAAGCTGCTCAAGTTTTAGAGGATTTGCCAGATGATGTAAGAAATTACATTGCCCTTGGAAAGTTAAGCGAGATAAGAGGTATAGGCACCCATACTCAAGAGAAGATTATTGAGTATATCAAAACTGGAAAAATTCAAAAGTATGAAGAGTTAAAAAAGTTAGTTCCACCTGACTTTTTAGAGCTTATGGATGTTCCAGGGTTTGGTCCTAAAACCCTAAAAAGAATTTATCAAGAACTTGGAATATCCACAAAAGAGGAACTTATAAAAGCTTTAAAAGATGGAAGAGTAGCAAAACTTAAAGGTTTTGGACCAAAGAAAGTTGAAAATATGTTAAAAGGTTTAGAGCTTTACGAAAAGTCTAAAGAAAGACTACTACTTTGGGAAGCTCTAAACATTGCAAACACTATAGTAGAAAAGTTAAAAACTTTAAAAGAGATAAAAAATATAGAGTTAGCAGGAAGTTTAAGAAGAAAGAAAGAGACAATAGGGGATATAGATATCTTAATATCTTGTGATGATAAAGACAGAGAAAAAGTGATTGACTTTTTTATAAACCTTGAAGATGTAAAAGAGGTTTTAGCAAAAGGGGATACAAAAGCAAGTGTAATCATAAAAGAGAAAGACAGACAAGTAGATTTAAGGGTTTTAAAACCAGATGAATGGGGAAGTGGTCTTCAGTACTTTACAGGTTCAAAGGAACATAACGTACACCTTAGAGACTATGCAAAATCTATTGGTTTAAAAATAAGTGAGTACGGTGTTTTTGATGCGAAAACAGGAGAAAAAATAGCTGGTGATACAGAAGAAAGTGTTTACAAAGCAGTTGGAATGCAATGGATACCACCAGAATTAAGAGAAGACAGAGGAGAAATAGAGGCAGCTTTAAAAAACAGTTTACCAAAACTGGTAGAGCTATCAGACATAAAAGGAGACTTTCACTGCCACTCAACTTGGACTGACGGTTTTAACACTATTTTAGAGATAGGACAGTATATAAAAGAAAATTTTAAATATGAGTATCTTGTAATAACAGACCACTCAAAAGCAGTAAGAGTAGCCCATGGACTGACAGAAGATGACGTTTTAAAACAGATAGAAGAAATAGATAAAGTGAATAAAATAATAGGTTATCCTTTGTTGAAAAAAGGAATAGAAGTAGATATTTTACTTGATGGGTCCTTAGACTTATCTGATGAGATACTATCAAAGCTAGACTGGGTTGTAGCATCAATCCACACCAACTTTAACAGAGACAACACAGACCGGATAATAAAGGCAATGGAAAACCCTTACGTAAACGTTATAGGTCATCCTACAGGAAGAATTTTCGGAACAAGAGAAGGATATCAGCTCTCAGATGAAGTTTTTAAAGTAGCAAAAGAAACAGGAACAGCTTTAGAGATAAATTCACAACCACTTAGAATGGATTTACCTGACATAATGGTAAAAAAAGCTGTAGATATGGGAGTAAAACTTGTAATAAGTAGTGATAGTCACTCACTGTCTAACTTTCACTACATTCAACTTGGAGTTTACATAGCCCGCAGAGGCTGGGCGAAAAAAGAAGACGTTATAAATACACTTTCTTGGAAAGAAGTTGAAAAGTTTGTAAAGGATAAAAGGAAAAGGTTTGGTGTTAAAACGTGA